From the Chitinispirillales bacterium genome, the window CAAACGTTATCCGCTTGCGATTCGCTTATCGGGAAAAATAAATTCGATTTTTAACGACACGACGCTTCAAAAACCGCAAAATCAAGAAATTCTTCTTTCAACGACAAGCGGCTCGGTTATAGTTGTAGGAAACGCTGATTTCGCTACCCAGGAAGCAGGCGGAATAGTCAATATGCCGCTGATACAAAACCTAACCGACTGGCTTTCACTTGACGAAAATCTAATAGGGGTTCGTTCCAGAAATATGATCGACCGCTCACTGAAAAACATTACAATGAAAACAGATTCGGACAATTCCGGACTTAGATACAGAATTTTTAACATTATTGCGATGCCGATTATCTTAATAATCTTTGGAATTTTGATATTCTTTCATCGCCGACGCCAACAATACAACGGAGGAAAATAATTATGATCACCGCAAAAAAAACTTTGTATTCGGGAATTTTGCTTGTTCTCGTCATTGCGGCAATGATTTTGTCGAACGCGCTTCAAAACTCAAGCGTGAAAAAAAACGAAGCGCCTTTTTATCCCAGATTTGCAGAAAATTTTGGAAAAATTATTCTTGAAAAAGGTAACGAAACCGTGATTCTTTCAAAAGAAGATAATTTATGGCTTGCGGCGTTCGAACTAAATCCTAAAATCAAATATAGCGCCGATTCCGTAAAAGTTATCAGCATCGTAAATAAAATCGCAGAAATGAAACGCGATGTTTTTGTGGGAACAAACAAAGCAAACGACGCGGAATACGGATTAACGGGTGATTCGGCGTTTATCGTGAAAATTTTCAATAAGCAAAATATGCAAATCGGAAATTTTGTGCTTGGGAAAAAGTCGGAAAATTGGCGTTTTAATTATTTCCGCGAAAATAACAGCGACAAAATTTACCTTGTCGGCGGCGGAATCGGTTTTGCGTTCAAAACTGACATAAACGAATGGCGCAATAAGGTTTTGTTTGAATTTAAGCCGGAAAATATCTCAGAAATAACCGCCGAGTATCCTGATGAAGTTTTCAATATCAAAAAAGACGATGCGAAGAAGTGGGTTTTGAACGGAAAGTTTGATGCGAATACGGATTCCATCGTGAAATTTCTTAAAGATGTTACTGAACTTGACGCAGGCGATTGGGATTACACTTATTCGATTCCCGATGAAATTTCCGGTTTGGTAAATCC encodes:
- a CDS encoding DUF4340 domain-containing protein, whose amino-acid sequence is MITAKKTLYSGILLVLVIAAMILSNALQNSSVKKNEAPFYPRFAENFGKIILEKGNETVILSKEDNLWLAAFELNPKIKYSADSVKVISIVNKIAEMKRDVFVGTNKANDAEYGLTGDSAFIVKIFNKQNMQIGNFVLGKKSENWRFNYFRENNSDKIYLVGGGIGFAFKTDINEWRNKVLFEFKPENISEITAEYPDEVFNIKKDDAKKWVLNGKFDANTDSIVKFLKDVTELDAGDWDYTYSIPDEISGLVNPSQKYTISQNDGKEYTLLVGNIDGDRPRYFVRANNGEQIAYIFKSQAQRLILSRERITNTNEQSEEIMKKMLEEYQAKQQVKQNGI